A DNA window from Brassica napus cultivar Da-Ae chromosome C1, Da-Ae, whole genome shotgun sequence contains the following coding sequences:
- the LOC106402128 gene encoding probable cyclic nucleotide-gated ion channel 20, chloroplastic isoform X2 has protein sequence MASPKENDDVPMLPISDTSRTRPFTSRSRSVSLSNTCSTIDGFDSSTVVLGYTGPLRAQRRPPLVQMSGPLSSTRNPEPLFLLPPPDSVGISSSQPERYPSFATLEHKNSDDEFVLKHANLLRSGQLGMCNDPYCTTCPSYYNRKAAQIPSSRISAFFDSKFHNALYDDAKGWARRFATTANRYLPGIMNPHSKFVQSWTKFFALSCLLAIFIDPLFFFLILVKQNDKCIVIDWPMAKAFVAVRSVTDILFSVNILLQFRLAYVAPESTVVGAGQLVAHPRKIARHYFRGKFLLDLFIVMPLPQILILWIIPAHLGASGANYAKNLLRAAVLFQYIPKLYRLLPLLAGQTPTGFIFESAWANFVINLLTFMLAGHVVGSCWYLFGLQRVNQCLRDACGYSDHECRNLIDCGRGDSSEAFAAWKGDASASACFQEGGFPYGIYMKAVNLTSHTSLFTRYSYSLFWGFQQISTLAGNQVPSYFLGEVFFTMGIIGLGLLLFALLIGNMQNFLQALGRRNLEMTLRRRDVEQWMSHRRLPEGGCERLSGSTGLLLEELTKNCYLRICLMTFKEI, from the exons ATGGCTTCCCCCAAGGAGAACGATGATGTTCCCATGCTTCCAATCTCGGACACATCTCGTACTAGGCCTTTCACTTCCAGGTCTCGTAGCGTTTCCCTCTCAAACACTTGTTCCACCATTGACGGTTTCGACAGCTCCACTGTGGTTTTAGGCTACACGGGTCCTCTTCGAGCCCAGAGACGACCTCCTTTAGTTCAAATGAGTGGTCCTCTTTCCTCTACTCGCAATCCTGagcctctctttcttcttccccCTCCTGATTCAGTTGGTATCTCCTCGTCACAGCCTGAGAGGTATCCTTCTTTTGCTACTCTGGAACATAAAAACTCAGACGACGAGTTCGTCTTAAAACACGCAAATCTCTTGAGATCTGGACAGTTAGGTATGTGTAATGATCCTTACTGTACCACTTGTCCTTCTTATTACAACCGCAAAGCTGCCCAAATCCCCAGTTCCAGAATTTCTGCCTTCTTTGACTCCAAG TTCCATAATGCTCTGTATGATGATGCTAAAGGCTGGGCTAGGCGGTTTGCTACAACTGCTAATAGATACTTACCAGGAATCATGAATCCTCACTCTAAATTCGTTCAGAGCTGGACTAAGTTCTTTGCCCTCTCATGCTTGTTGGCTATTTTCATAgatcctctcttcttctttctcatattAGTCAAACAG AACGACAAATGCATTGTGATTGATTGGCCGATGGCTAAAGCATTTGTAGCTGTTAGAAGTGTAACAGATATTTTATTCTCTGTAAACATTCTGCTTCAG TTCCGATTGGCCTATGTAGCTCCCGAGTCCACAGTTGTTGGTGCTGGCCAGTTAGTTGCTCATCCAAGAAAAATTGCTCGGCATTACTTCCGAGGAAAGTTTTTACTAGACTTGTTCATAGTAATGCCACTTCCACAG atattGATATTATGGATAATACCAGCACACTTAGGTGCATCTGGGGCAAACTACGCAAAGAACCTGTTACGCGCTGCAGTTCTTTTCCAGTACATTCCGAAGTTGTATAGACTACTACCACTTCTTGCTGGCCAAACACCTACAGGCTTCATATTTGAGTCTGCTTGGGCTAATTTTGTTATTAATCTTCTCACCTTTATGCTTGCTGGTCATGTTGTTGGCTCTTGCTGGTATCTTTTTGGTCTGCAG AGAGTTAACCAATGCCTACGAGATGCTTGCGGTTACTCTGATCATGAATGTAGAAATCTTATAGATTGTGGTCGTGGAGATAGCTCTGAAGCGTTTGCTGCATGGAAAGGTGATGCAAGTGCAAGTGCTTGTTTTCAAGAGGGTGGTTTTCCTTATGGAATCTATATGAAGGCAGTCAATCTCACCAGTCATACTAGCCTCTTCACAAGATATAGTTATTCTCTTTTCTGGGGTTTTCAG CAAATCAGCACGCTTGCTGGAAACCAAGTCCCAAGTTACTTTCTTGGGGAGGTCTTCTTTACCATGGGGATTATCGGTCTGGGGCTATTGCTTTTTGCGCTTCTTATTGGTAATATGCAGAACTTCCTTCAAGCTCTTGGTCGAAG GAATCTTGAAATGACGCTGAGACGGCGTGATGTGGAGCAATGGATGAGCCATAGAAGGTTGCCAGAAG GAGGGTGCGAGAGGCTGAGCGGTTCAACTGGGCTGCTACTAGAGGAGTTAACGAAGAATTGCTATTTGAGAATATGCCTGATGACCTTCAAAGAGATATAA
- the LOC106402128 gene encoding probable cyclic nucleotide-gated ion channel 20, chloroplastic isoform X1, protein MASPKENDDVPMLPISDTSRTRPFTSRSRSVSLSNTCSTIDGFDSSTVVLGYTGPLRAQRRPPLVQMSGPLSSTRNPEPLFLLPPPDSVGISSSQPERYPSFATLEHKNSDDEFVLKHANLLRSGQLGMCNDPYCTTCPSYYNRKAAQIPSSRISAFFDSKFHNALYDDAKGWARRFATTANRYLPGIMNPHSKFVQSWTKFFALSCLLAIFIDPLFFFLILVKQNDKCIVIDWPMAKAFVAVRSVTDILFSVNILLQFRLAYVAPESTVVGAGQLVAHPRKIARHYFRGKFLLDLFIVMPLPQILILWIIPAHLGASGANYAKNLLRAAVLFQYIPKLYRLLPLLAGQTPTGFIFESAWANFVINLLTFMLAGHVVGSCWYLFGLQRVNQCLRDACGYSDHECRNLIDCGRGDSSEAFAAWKGDASASACFQEGGFPYGIYMKAVNLTSHTSLFTRYSYSLFWGFQQISTLAGNQVPSYFLGEVFFTMGIIGLGLLLFALLIGNMQNFLQALGRRNLEMTLRRRDVEQWMSHRRLPEGIRKRVREAERFNWAATRGVNEELLFENMPDDLQRDIRRHLFIFLKKVRIFSLMDESILDAIRERLKQRTYISSSTVLHRGGLVEKMVFIVRGEMESIGEDGSVLPLSEGDVCGEELLTWCLERSSVNPDGTRIRIPSKGLLSYRNVRCVTNVEAFSLSVADLEDVTSLFSRFLRNPRVQGAIRYESPYWRLRAARQIQVAWRYRRRRLQRLYTAQSSYSL, encoded by the exons ATGGCTTCCCCCAAGGAGAACGATGATGTTCCCATGCTTCCAATCTCGGACACATCTCGTACTAGGCCTTTCACTTCCAGGTCTCGTAGCGTTTCCCTCTCAAACACTTGTTCCACCATTGACGGTTTCGACAGCTCCACTGTGGTTTTAGGCTACACGGGTCCTCTTCGAGCCCAGAGACGACCTCCTTTAGTTCAAATGAGTGGTCCTCTTTCCTCTACTCGCAATCCTGagcctctctttcttcttccccCTCCTGATTCAGTTGGTATCTCCTCGTCACAGCCTGAGAGGTATCCTTCTTTTGCTACTCTGGAACATAAAAACTCAGACGACGAGTTCGTCTTAAAACACGCAAATCTCTTGAGATCTGGACAGTTAGGTATGTGTAATGATCCTTACTGTACCACTTGTCCTTCTTATTACAACCGCAAAGCTGCCCAAATCCCCAGTTCCAGAATTTCTGCCTTCTTTGACTCCAAG TTCCATAATGCTCTGTATGATGATGCTAAAGGCTGGGCTAGGCGGTTTGCTACAACTGCTAATAGATACTTACCAGGAATCATGAATCCTCACTCTAAATTCGTTCAGAGCTGGACTAAGTTCTTTGCCCTCTCATGCTTGTTGGCTATTTTCATAgatcctctcttcttctttctcatattAGTCAAACAG AACGACAAATGCATTGTGATTGATTGGCCGATGGCTAAAGCATTTGTAGCTGTTAGAAGTGTAACAGATATTTTATTCTCTGTAAACATTCTGCTTCAG TTCCGATTGGCCTATGTAGCTCCCGAGTCCACAGTTGTTGGTGCTGGCCAGTTAGTTGCTCATCCAAGAAAAATTGCTCGGCATTACTTCCGAGGAAAGTTTTTACTAGACTTGTTCATAGTAATGCCACTTCCACAG atattGATATTATGGATAATACCAGCACACTTAGGTGCATCTGGGGCAAACTACGCAAAGAACCTGTTACGCGCTGCAGTTCTTTTCCAGTACATTCCGAAGTTGTATAGACTACTACCACTTCTTGCTGGCCAAACACCTACAGGCTTCATATTTGAGTCTGCTTGGGCTAATTTTGTTATTAATCTTCTCACCTTTATGCTTGCTGGTCATGTTGTTGGCTCTTGCTGGTATCTTTTTGGTCTGCAG AGAGTTAACCAATGCCTACGAGATGCTTGCGGTTACTCTGATCATGAATGTAGAAATCTTATAGATTGTGGTCGTGGAGATAGCTCTGAAGCGTTTGCTGCATGGAAAGGTGATGCAAGTGCAAGTGCTTGTTTTCAAGAGGGTGGTTTTCCTTATGGAATCTATATGAAGGCAGTCAATCTCACCAGTCATACTAGCCTCTTCACAAGATATAGTTATTCTCTTTTCTGGGGTTTTCAG CAAATCAGCACGCTTGCTGGAAACCAAGTCCCAAGTTACTTTCTTGGGGAGGTCTTCTTTACCATGGGGATTATCGGTCTGGGGCTATTGCTTTTTGCGCTTCTTATTGGTAATATGCAGAACTTCCTTCAAGCTCTTGGTCGAAG GAATCTTGAAATGACGCTGAGACGGCGTGATGTGGAGCAATGGATGAGCCATAGAAGGTTGCCAGAAGGTATAAGGAA GAGGGTGCGAGAGGCTGAGCGGTTCAACTGGGCTGCTACTAGAGGAGTTAACGAAGAATTGCTATTTGAGAATATGCCTGATGACCTTCAAAGAGATATAAGACGACACCTCTTCATTTTTCTCAAGAAG GTGAGGATATTTTCTTTGATGGATGAATCAATCTTAGATGCCATCCGTGAGAGGCTGAAACAGAGGACATACATAAGTAGTAGCACGGTCTTGCACCGTGGGGGTCTAGTTGAGaaaatggtatttatagtgagaGGTGAGATGGAGAGCATTGGTGAAGACGGTTCTGTTCTTCCTTTATCAGAAGGAGACGTTTGTGGTGAGGAGCTCCTCACTTGGTGCCTTGAACGATCTTCTGTTAATCCTG ATGGGACGAGGATAAGAATTCCATCAAAGGGATTGCTAAGCTACAGAAATGTTAGGTGTGTGACAAACGTGGAGGCGTTTTCCCTGAGTGTAGCAGATCTTGAAGACGTAACAAGCTTGTTCTCGAGGTTCTTAAGGAATCCTAGAGTGCAAGGAGCCATTAGGTATGAATCTCCATATTGGAGGCTACGAGCAGCTAGGCAGATTCAAGTGGCATGGAGATACCGAAGGAGACGGCTTCAGAGATTGTACACTGCTCAGTCTAGTTACAGCCTTTAG